From the Bacillota bacterium genome, one window contains:
- a CDS encoding sugar ABC transporter substrate-binding protein yields MRSPNRRCTKTFIMTTIILLLSMSMVAGAGVAKDKITIGIAIPYIGQEFWADVAKGVREAVAEHPNVKLIYAESHQNPTEQIGQIESFIAAGVDVILLPPADPTALAPAVREAKRANIPVIGVDTAVVGEEVVSLVASNNLSVGRIAGKYIAKQLNGKGDLVVIGYPQHEATRKRVEGLKLALKDYPGIRIITEQVGKLPPDTYAQAEDILTAYPKFDAVFGVADVLTIPFWKAAKDVGRNKEIIFVGVDATGEAIAAIKEKSGYAATVAQQPVNMGRLAVETALKVVKGERVDKFIEVPTLLVTIDNVNKFVK; encoded by the coding sequence ATGAGAAGTCCAAATAGGCGATGTACCAAGACGTTTATAATGACTACCATAATTTTATTGTTGTCTATGAGTATGGTTGCGGGTGCAGGAGTTGCTAAAGATAAGATCACCATCGGAATAGCGATCCCGTACATCGGCCAGGAATTCTGGGCGGATGTTGCCAAGGGCGTGAGGGAAGCAGTAGCAGAACACCCTAATGTTAAGCTCATCTACGCAGAATCGCACCAGAATCCAACGGAACAGATAGGTCAAATTGAATCTTTCATTGCTGCGGGGGTGGATGTGATTTTGCTTCCACCGGCTGACCCTACTGCGCTTGCTCCGGCCGTGAGGGAGGCAAAGAGAGCCAATATCCCGGTAATCGGTGTTGATACTGCAGTTGTAGGCGAAGAAGTGGTGAGCCTTGTGGCCAGCAACAACTTGAGCGTAGGCAGAATAGCCGGAAAGTATATAGCTAAACAACTCAACGGAAAGGGTGATTTGGTAGTTATCGGTTATCCGCAGCATGAGGCAACTAGGAAACGTGTTGAAGGACTGAAGCTTGCCTTGAAGGATTATCCTGGAATAAGAATTATTACTGAGCAGGTGGGCAAGCTGCCTCCTGATACTTACGCCCAGGCAGAAGACATATTGACCGCTTACCCCAAATTCGATGCTGTGTTTGGGGTTGCTGACGTGCTCACGATACCTTTCTGGAAAGCGGCCAAGGACGTGGGAAGGAATAAGGAGATAATCTTCGTGGGTGTAGACGCCACGGGAGAGGCCATCGCGGCAATTAAGGAAAAAAGCGGTTATGCTGCCACCGTGGCTCAGCAACCGGTTAATATGGGACGCCTTGCCGTGGAGACAGCGCTCAAGGTAGTAAAGGGTGAACGGGTTGATAAGTTCATTGAAGTACCGACGCTTCTTGTGACCATAGACAATGTAAACAAATTTGTCAAGTAG
- a CDS encoding LacI family DNA-binding transcriptional regulator, whose protein sequence is MKRIAQSIATIIPMGGNLAEGNNSRRLTIADVAQEAGVSSSTVSRTLSGKVPVNDDTKKRVLAAIKKLGFTPNAMARSLRNKSTQTIGLVLPDLRNPFFSEIAWGVENESLKQGYNVLLCNTANSKQKELSYARVLAEKRMDGVVFAASGDNKEAVQFLTNLQIPMILIDRYIPDMGVDIVMSNNESGCRMAMEYLANLGHREIGMITGNPTLITIRQRSSAYYDFIKENGLPSNDKWIVFGCESFDDGYNAGLRVLSTINRPTAIIAGSDLIAVGVMSAARELQLRVPQDVSIVGYDDVPLSRLSNPPLTTIRQPISDMGKVAVRLLVQKIRGTRKKQTSMVLPVELIVRGSTCPPS, encoded by the coding sequence ATGAAAAGGATTGCACAATCGATTGCAACAATTATACCTATGGGTGGTAACTTGGCTGAGGGTAATAATAGTAGACGTTTGACTATAGCGGATGTGGCACAAGAGGCTGGGGTTTCCTCGAGTACGGTATCCCGTACCCTATCCGGAAAAGTCCCCGTAAATGATGATACTAAGAAAAGGGTACTCGCTGCCATTAAAAAGCTTGGATTCACGCCTAATGCGATGGCAAGGAGCCTCCGTAATAAATCCACTCAGACGATAGGATTGGTATTACCTGACCTGAGGAACCCTTTCTTTTCCGAGATTGCCTGGGGAGTGGAGAACGAGAGTCTGAAACAAGGCTATAATGTGTTACTATGTAATACTGCAAACAGCAAGCAAAAGGAATTATCGTATGCCCGGGTTCTGGCCGAAAAGCGTATGGATGGAGTCGTTTTCGCCGCATCAGGGGACAACAAAGAAGCTGTACAGTTTCTAACTAATCTGCAAATTCCGATGATATTAATAGACCGATACATCCCGGATATGGGCGTTGACATTGTCATGAGTAATAATGAGTCCGGGTGTCGCATGGCTATGGAATATCTAGCTAACCTCGGACATAGGGAGATAGGGATGATCACAGGAAATCCTACCCTCATAACCATTCGACAGCGTTCATCCGCTTATTATGATTTCATCAAAGAAAATGGTTTGCCTTCCAACGATAAGTGGATAGTCTTTGGTTGTGAGTCTTTTGATGACGGCTATAACGCCGGATTGAGAGTGCTTTCGACAATCAATCGTCCCACTGCTATAATTGCTGGCTCGGATCTTATAGCCGTCGGAGTAATGAGCGCGGCGAGAGAATTGCAGTTGAGGGTTCCACAAGATGTGTCTATCGTTGGCTATGATGATGTACCGCTTTCAAGGCTCAGCAATCCTCCCCTTACAACGATAAGACAGCCGATTTCTGACATGGGAAAGGTTGCCGTTAGACTCCTCGTGCAAAAGATTAGAGGTACGCGAAAAAAACAGACAAGTATGGTTCTGCCAGTGGAGTTGATTGTTCGAGGTTCGACATGTCCGCCTTCATGA